A window of the Actinobacillus genomosp. 1 genome harbors these coding sequences:
- a CDS encoding substrate-binding domain-containing protein, which produces MATMKDIARIAGVSTSTVSHVINNSRFVSDEIRQRIEKVVVELNYMPSLVARSLKVKETNTIGMLVTTSSNPFFAEVVRHVERYCEQHNYHLILVNTDGNSTNLEQHLARLLRKQVDGLLLMCSEPQDLDESVMANIHLPMVVIDWWQQALKADNVRENSELGGYLATKALIDAGYTEIAVITGEQSKSHTLNRLQGYKRAILEANLPIRPEWIVEGHFDYQAGLECASRLLALNSRPQAIFAMSDSIAIGVYQAAWQAGLRIPQDIAVIGYDNIELAQYLAPPLSTIHQPKARLAKNAVEQLIARIHQPDKAYQEIELTPELVVRRSF; this is translated from the coding sequence TCCCATGTGATCAATAACTCGCGTTTTGTGAGTGACGAAATTCGTCAGCGTATCGAAAAAGTGGTGGTGGAACTTAATTACATGCCTTCATTGGTGGCTCGTAGCCTAAAAGTAAAAGAAACCAACACAATCGGCATGTTAGTCACCACCAGCAGCAACCCATTTTTTGCGGAAGTGGTGCGTCATGTTGAACGTTATTGTGAGCAACATAACTATCATTTAATTTTGGTCAATACTGACGGTAACAGTACCAATTTAGAACAACATTTAGCCCGCTTGTTACGTAAACAAGTGGACGGTTTATTATTGATGTGTTCCGAGCCGCAAGATTTGGACGAAAGTGTGATGGCGAATATTCACTTGCCAATGGTGGTGATTGACTGGTGGCAACAGGCATTGAAAGCGGATAACGTACGCGAAAATTCGGAATTAGGCGGTTATCTTGCGACAAAAGCGTTAATTGATGCCGGCTATACCGAGATTGCTGTGATTACCGGCGAACAATCGAAATCCCATACATTAAACCGTTTACAAGGTTACAAGCGGGCGATTTTAGAGGCAAATTTGCCAATTCGTCCCGAATGGATTGTGGAAGGTCATTTTGATTATCAAGCCGGTTTGGAATGTGCAAGCCGATTATTGGCGCTGAATTCTCGCCCTCAAGCGATTTTTGCGATGAGCGATAGTATTGCAATCGGCGTATATCAAGCCGCTTGGCAAGCCGGTTTACGTATTCCGCAAGATATTGCGGTGATCGGTTACGATAATATCGAATTAGCACAATATCTTGCACCGCCGCTTTCCACCATACATCAACCAAAAGCCCGTTTGGCGAAAAATGCGGTGGAGCAGTTGATCGCCCGTATTCATCAGCCGGATAAAGCTTATCAAGAAATCGAACTTACCCCAGAATTAGTTGTTCGCCGTTCCTTTTGA
- the rbsD gene encoding D-ribose pyranase produces the protein MKKTAVLNAQLSGVIASLGHTDGLTICDAGLPIPSEQQCVDLALTKGVPSFLSTLEVVLTELFVERILLAEEIKQANPTIEQQLLEMINKLAQTQGRQIEIEYVVHSEFKQRSNQAKAVVRTGECSPYANVILYSGVPF, from the coding sequence ATGAAAAAAACAGCGGTATTAAATGCACAACTTTCTGGTGTAATTGCCAGCCTAGGGCATACGGACGGCTTAACCATTTGTGACGCCGGCTTACCGATTCCTTCTGAACAACAATGTGTTGATTTAGCCCTGACTAAAGGCGTACCAAGTTTTTTATCTACCTTGGAAGTGGTGCTAACTGAACTCTTTGTCGAACGTATTTTATTGGCGGAAGAAATTAAACAAGCTAATCCGACTATCGAACAACAGTTGCTTGAAATGATCAATAAACTTGCTCAAACGCAAGGTCGCCAAATTGAAATTGAATATGTGGTACATAGTGAATTTAAGCAACGCAGTAATCAAGCGAAAGCGGTGGTGCGTACCGGTGAATGTTCGCCGTATGCGAATGTGATTCTTTACTCAGGCGTACCGTTCTAG
- the rbsA gene encoding ribose ABC transporter ATP-binding protein RbsA yields the protein MKTLLKISGIDKAFPGVQALKNACLNVYAGRAMALMGENGAGKSTLMKILTGIYQRDAGTIEYLGKAVSFANPKASQEAGLSIIHQELNILGNLSIAENIFLGREFTNAWGGIDWRKMYEESDRLLARLGVKHSSRQAANELSIGELQMVEIAKALSFESQVIVMDEPTDALTDTETEALFSVIRELKAEGRGIVYISHRLKEIFQICDDVTVLRDGQFIGESTVADLTEDRLIEMMVGRKLEDQYPHIDNPIGEVCLSVRNLSGSGVNNVSFELHKGEILGVSGLMGAGRTELMKVLYGALPKTAGEVLLDGKTINNRSSQDGLNNGIVYISEDRKGDGLILGMSVKENMSLTALEYLSHWGRINHEKEKMTVVDFIDLFNIKTPSPDKIIGELSGGNQQKVAIAKGLMTRPNVLILDEPTRGVDVGAKKEIYQLINKFKAEGLSIILVSSDMPEVLGMSDRIIVMREGAIRGEFSRTEATQEKLLAAAIGK from the coding sequence ATGAAAACCTTGTTGAAAATCAGTGGAATTGATAAAGCCTTTCCGGGCGTGCAAGCGTTAAAAAATGCCTGCCTGAACGTGTATGCGGGTAGAGCGATGGCATTAATGGGCGAGAACGGTGCAGGCAAATCTACCCTGATGAAAATTCTGACCGGTATTTATCAACGTGACGCCGGTACGATTGAATACCTTGGTAAAGCGGTCAGCTTTGCCAATCCGAAAGCCTCGCAAGAAGCCGGTTTAAGCATTATTCATCAAGAACTCAATATTTTGGGTAACTTGTCGATTGCGGAAAATATCTTTCTCGGGCGTGAATTTACCAACGCTTGGGGCGGTATTGATTGGCGCAAAATGTATGAAGAATCCGACCGCTTGTTGGCGCGTCTTGGGGTAAAACATTCCAGTCGCCAAGCGGCAAACGAATTATCGATCGGCGAATTACAAATGGTGGAAATCGCCAAGGCCTTGAGTTTTGAATCACAGGTGATTGTGATGGACGAGCCGACTGATGCGCTGACCGATACCGAAACCGAAGCGTTATTCAGCGTGATTCGAGAACTGAAAGCGGAAGGACGAGGCATTGTTTATATTTCTCACCGTTTAAAAGAGATCTTCCAAATTTGTGATGATGTAACCGTATTGCGTGACGGTCAATTTATCGGTGAAAGTACGGTGGCGGATTTAACTGAAGATCGTTTAATTGAGATGATGGTTGGACGTAAGTTAGAAGATCAATATCCGCATATCGATAACCCGATTGGCGAGGTTTGTTTATCGGTTAGAAATTTATCGGGTAGCGGTGTGAATAACGTTTCGTTTGAATTACATAAAGGCGAAATTTTAGGTGTTTCCGGTTTGATGGGCGCGGGACGTACTGAATTAATGAAAGTATTGTACGGCGCATTACCGAAAACCGCCGGCGAAGTGCTATTAGACGGCAAAACGATTAATAATCGCTCCAGCCAAGACGGCTTAAATAACGGTATTGTCTATATTTCGGAAGACCGTAAAGGTGACGGCTTAATTTTAGGTATGTCGGTCAAAGAAAATATGTCGCTGACCGCTTTGGAATATTTATCGCATTGGGGACGTATTAACCACGAAAAAGAAAAAATGACCGTGGTGGATTTTATCGATTTATTTAATATTAAAACCCCGAGTCCGGATAAGATTATCGGTGAATTATCCGGCGGTAATCAGCAAAAAGTGGCGATTGCCAAAGGCTTAATGACTCGCCCGAACGTGTTGATTTTAGATGAACCGACCCGTGGTGTGGATGTTGGGGCGAAAAAAGAAATTTATCAACTGATTAATAAATTCAAAGCCGAAGGTTTGAGCATTATTTTAGTTTCAAGTGATATGCCGGAAGTATTAGGGATGTCCGATCGCATTATTGTAATGCGAGAAGGTGCTATTCGCGGCGAGTTTTCTCGCACGGAAGCTACTCAAGAAAAATTATTAGCGGCGGCAATCGGTAAATAG
- the rbsC gene encoding ribose ABC transporter permease, with translation MNKAFNLKKFLIEQRSIIALLALIVVVSFLNPNFFSVDNLLNILRQTSVNAIIAIGMTFVILIAGIDLSVGSVLALTGAVAATLIGLDLSIYLVVPAVLLFGAAIGLLNGALVAFGKVQAFMATLITMLLLRGVTMIYMEGRPISTGFSDNADYFAEIGTGELFGVPVPVWLMFILFAIGWFILTQTRIGRYIYALGGNESATALSGINVNKIKLFVFAVSGVLAALAGLIVTSRLGSAQPTAGTGYELDAIAAVVVGGTSLMGGKGRIIGTLIGALIIGFLSNALNLLDIDSYYQLVAKALVILAAVILDNFLGRKKA, from the coding sequence ATGAACAAAGCATTTAATCTAAAAAAATTCCTGATAGAACAACGTTCTATCATTGCGTTACTCGCATTAATTGTGGTGGTGTCATTTTTAAATCCGAATTTTTTTAGTGTCGATAACTTACTGAATATCCTCCGCCAAACGTCAGTAAATGCGATTATTGCGATCGGTATGACGTTTGTGATTTTAATTGCCGGCATCGACCTTTCGGTTGGTTCGGTCTTAGCTCTAACCGGTGCGGTAGCGGCAACTTTAATCGGTTTAGATCTCTCGATTTATTTAGTGGTGCCGGCGGTATTGTTATTCGGTGCGGCAATCGGCTTGTTAAACGGTGCATTAGTCGCCTTCGGTAAAGTACAAGCCTTTATGGCAACGTTAATCACTATGTTGTTATTGCGAGGTGTCACCATGATTTATATGGAGGGTCGCCCAATTTCTACCGGTTTTTCCGACAATGCCGATTACTTTGCTGAGATTGGTACCGGCGAATTATTCGGTGTGCCGGTGCCGGTTTGGTTAATGTTTATCTTATTTGCTATCGGTTGGTTTATTCTGACTCAAACTCGTATCGGGCGCTATATTTATGCGCTTGGCGGTAATGAATCGGCAACCGCACTTTCCGGTATCAACGTGAATAAAATCAAACTGTTTGTGTTTGCGGTCAGTGGCGTGTTAGCGGCACTAGCAGGTTTAATTGTCACCTCTCGTTTAGGTTCGGCACAACCGACCGCCGGTACCGGTTATGAACTTGATGCGATTGCTGCAGTTGTAGTTGGCGGAACCAGTTTAATGGGCGGTAAAGGTCGTATTATCGGCACATTAATCGGTGCGTTAATTATCGGCTTCCTCAGTAATGCCTTAAATTTATTAGATATTGACTCTTACTATCAGCTTGTCGCAAAAGCGTTAGTAATTTTAGCAGCGGTTATTTTGGATAACTTCCTTGGCCGTAAAAAAGCGTAA
- the rbsB gene encoding ribose ABC transporter substrate-binding protein RbsB, giving the protein MKKLTSLALALGLAFGAKAMAQDTLALAVSTLDNPFFVTLKEGAEKKAKDLGYKLVVLDSQNDPAKELANVEDLTVRGAKVLLINPTDSEAVGNAVAIANKKNIPVITLDRGANKGEVVSHIASDNVAGGKMAGDFIAEKVGKNAKVIQLEGIAGTSAARERGEGFKQAVAANQFEVLASQPADFDRTKGLNVTENLLASHGAAKAVFAQNDEMALGALRAIKAAGKDIIVVGFDGTDDAVKAVKGGKLAATIAQQPDKIGELGVETADKLLKGEKVEAKIPVPLKVISQ; this is encoded by the coding sequence ATGAAAAAATTAACTTCTTTAGCACTTGCTCTAGGTTTGGCATTCGGTGCAAAAGCAATGGCGCAAGACACATTGGCGTTAGCGGTATCTACGCTGGATAACCCGTTCTTCGTTACCTTAAAAGAAGGTGCGGAGAAAAAAGCCAAAGACCTCGGTTACAAATTAGTGGTGTTAGATTCCCAAAATGACCCGGCAAAAGAATTAGCGAACGTGGAAGATCTCACAGTGCGTGGTGCGAAAGTATTACTGATTAACCCGACAGATTCGGAAGCGGTTGGTAATGCTGTGGCGATTGCGAATAAGAAAAATATTCCGGTAATCACTTTAGACCGTGGTGCGAATAAAGGTGAAGTGGTGAGCCACATCGCTTCGGATAACGTTGCCGGCGGTAAAATGGCGGGCGATTTTATCGCGGAGAAAGTCGGTAAAAATGCCAAAGTTATTCAATTAGAAGGCATTGCCGGCACATCAGCGGCACGTGAGCGTGGCGAAGGCTTTAAACAAGCGGTAGCGGCAAACCAATTTGAAGTATTAGCTAGCCAACCGGCGGATTTTGACCGTACTAAAGGCTTAAACGTAACCGAAAACTTATTAGCAAGTCACGGTGCGGCAAAAGCGGTATTCGCACAAAATGATGAAATGGCGTTAGGTGCGTTACGTGCGATTAAAGCGGCAGGTAAAGATATTATCGTCGTCGGCTTTGACGGTACGGACGATGCGGTAAAAGCGGTAAAAGGCGGAAAACTGGCGGCAACTATCGCACAACAACCGGATAAAATCGGTGAGTTAGGTGTGGAAACTGCAGATAAATTGCTGAAAGGCGAAAAAGTCGAAGCGAAAATCCCTGTACCGTTAAAAGTAATTAGTCAGTAA
- the rbsK gene encoding ribokinase: protein MKKLCVLGSVNADHVIRVPYFPKAGETLKGGNYHIAYGGKGANQAVAAARVRDTSLVDVDFIACIGADDIGRTMKQAFMQDGINPEHIVEVADQMTGIAMIQVADSGENSIVISAGANAKLDESVVAQHQATIESADCLLVQLETPLQAVEKAVKIAKAHHTQVILNPAPAQPLSDEILANIDMITPNETETALLTGVQVVDEQTAQQAADVFHQKGIQTVLITLGAKGAFLSENGNGEIIAGFKVTPVDTTAAGDTFNGALAVALLEGKSMRDAVMFAHKASSISVTRMGAQSSIPTRAELV from the coding sequence ATGAAAAAACTTTGTGTGTTAGGCAGCGTAAATGCGGATCATGTTATTCGAGTCCCTTATTTCCCGAAAGCGGGCGAAACGCTGAAAGGCGGCAATTATCACATTGCTTATGGTGGCAAAGGTGCGAACCAAGCAGTAGCTGCGGCTCGTGTGCGTGATACATCATTAGTTGATGTGGATTTTATCGCTTGTATCGGCGCTGATGATATTGGGCGAACGATGAAACAAGCGTTTATGCAAGACGGCATTAATCCCGAACACATTGTTGAAGTGGCTGATCAAATGACCGGCATTGCGATGATTCAAGTGGCGGATTCAGGCGAAAACAGCATTGTGATTTCCGCCGGTGCGAATGCAAAGCTAGATGAAAGCGTGGTGGCACAACATCAAGCTACGATTGAAAGTGCGGATTGCTTACTAGTTCAGCTTGAAACGCCGTTACAAGCGGTCGAAAAAGCGGTAAAAATTGCGAAAGCTCATCACACCCAAGTGATTTTAAATCCGGCACCGGCACAGCCGCTCTCGGACGAAATTTTAGCGAATATCGATATGATTACCCCAAATGAAACCGAAACCGCCTTACTGACAGGTGTTCAAGTGGTCGATGAACAAACCGCCCAACAAGCGGCGGATGTGTTCCATCAAAAAGGTATTCAAACCGTGTTAATTACTTTGGGGGCGAAAGGGGCGTTTTTAAGTGAAAACGGCAACGGCGAAATTATTGCCGGCTTTAAAGTCACACCGGTGGACACCACCGCCGCCGGCGATACCTTTAACGGCGCATTGGCGGTAGCTTTATTAGAAGGCAAGTCTATGCGAGATGCGGTAATGTTCGCCCACAAAGCCTCCTCTATTTCAGTCACCCGTATGGGCGCACAAAGTTCGATTCCAACTCGGGCAGAGTTAGTTTGA
- a CDS encoding DMSO/selenate family reductase complex A subunit has translation MSITRRGFLKGTSASMTALAASGGIALPFVAKAETKDNVAEQAQDEKVVWSACTVNCGSRCPLRMHVKDNQILYVETDNTGTETYNLDHQVRACLRGRSMRRRVYNPDRLKYPMKRVGKRGEGKFKRISWDEALTEIAQSLRKNIEKYGNESIYLNYGTGTLGGTVTKSWPPGSTLIARLMNCIGGYLNHYGDYSTAQIAVGLDYTYGGGWALGNGLADIENTKLIVLFGNNPAETRMSGGGLTYCFEQAKAKSNAKVIIIDPRYTDTGVGKEDEWIPIRPGTDAALVSALAYVLITENMVDQAFLDKYCVGYDEKTLPADAPKNGHYKAYILGQGDDGIAKTPEWASKITGIPVDRIIKLAREIGQTKPAYISQGWGPQRRSNGELISRAIAMLPILTGNVGISGGNTGARESAYGIPFVRMPTLTNPVQASIPMFLWTDAIVRGPEMTATTDGIQGVEKLSAPIKVIWNYASNCLINQHAEINRTHEILQDESKCELIITIDNHMTSTAKYSDILLPDCMTSEQMDFCLDAYVANMNYVIFADQVVKPSFECRNIYDMLSDLAEKLGVKEQFTEGRTQEQWLRHIYEQSRQKLPELPTFEEFRQQGIFKKVDPKGFFIAYKDFRDNPEANPLKTSSGKIEIYSSRLAEIARTWKLEKDEVIHPLPIHTDSFEHYGDPLMQKYPLQLSGFHYKARTHSTYGNVDVLKEANPQEIWINPIDAQARGIQNGELVRIFNDRGEVRINAKVTPRIIPGVVALSEGAWYAPDKNGVDYSGCINVLTTQRPSPLAKGNPQHSNLVQIEKL, from the coding sequence ATGTCAATTACAAGACGTGGATTCCTAAAAGGAACATCAGCAAGTATGACCGCATTAGCGGCATCCGGCGGTATCGCTCTCCCTTTTGTTGCTAAAGCTGAAACAAAAGATAATGTTGCCGAGCAAGCACAAGATGAAAAAGTGGTTTGGAGTGCCTGTACAGTAAACTGTGGTAGCCGTTGCCCGTTAAGAATGCATGTAAAAGATAATCAAATTTTATATGTAGAAACAGATAATACCGGTACGGAAACCTATAATCTTGATCATCAAGTTCGTGCTTGTTTACGTGGTCGTTCAATGCGCCGTCGTGTTTATAACCCCGATCGTTTGAAATATCCGATGAAACGTGTAGGTAAGCGTGGCGAGGGTAAATTTAAACGTATTTCTTGGGATGAAGCATTAACGGAAATCGCACAATCATTACGTAAAAATATTGAGAAATACGGTAATGAAAGTATTTATTTAAACTATGGTACCGGTACCTTAGGCGGAACAGTAACAAAATCTTGGCCGCCGGGTTCAACTTTAATTGCTCGTTTGATGAATTGTATCGGTGGTTATTTAAATCATTATGGCGACTATAGTACCGCACAAATTGCGGTAGGTTTAGATTACACCTATGGCGGTGGTTGGGCATTAGGTAACGGCTTAGCTGATATTGAAAACACAAAACTCATCGTTCTTTTCGGTAATAACCCTGCAGAAACTCGTATGAGTGGCGGTGGTTTAACTTATTGCTTTGAACAAGCCAAAGCCAAATCAAATGCGAAAGTGATTATTATTGACCCTCGTTATACGGATACAGGAGTGGGTAAAGAGGATGAATGGATTCCTATTCGCCCAGGAACTGATGCAGCTTTAGTATCTGCACTTGCTTATGTATTAATCACTGAAAATATGGTTGATCAGGCATTTTTAGACAAGTATTGCGTTGGCTATGATGAAAAAACTTTACCTGCTGACGCACCTAAAAATGGTCATTATAAAGCCTATATCTTAGGTCAAGGTGATGACGGTATTGCCAAAACACCTGAATGGGCTTCTAAAATTACCGGCATTCCTGTTGATCGGATCATCAAATTAGCTCGTGAAATTGGTCAAACCAAACCTGCTTATATTTCTCAAGGTTGGGGACCTCAACGCCGTAGTAACGGCGAACTTATTTCTCGTGCTATTGCAATGTTACCTATTTTGACCGGCAATGTAGGAATTAGCGGTGGTAATACCGGTGCAAGAGAAAGTGCTTATGGAATACCGTTTGTAAGAATGCCAACTTTAACCAACCCGGTGCAAGCAAGTATCCCAATGTTCTTATGGACGGATGCGATTGTTCGTGGTCCAGAGATGACTGCCACAACAGACGGTATTCAAGGTGTTGAAAAATTATCCGCACCAATTAAAGTAATTTGGAATTATGCAAGTAACTGTTTGATTAACCAACATGCAGAAATTAACCGCACTCATGAAATTCTACAAGATGAGTCTAAATGTGAATTGATCATTACGATTGATAACCATATGACTTCAACTGCGAAATATAGTGATATTTTGTTACCGGATTGCATGACTTCAGAACAGATGGATTTCTGTTTAGATGCTTACGTCGCCAATATGAACTATGTGATTTTTGCCGATCAAGTGGTTAAGCCTTCATTTGAATGTCGTAATATCTACGATATGTTGAGTGATTTAGCTGAAAAACTGGGTGTAAAAGAACAATTTACGGAAGGCAGAACTCAAGAACAATGGTTACGCCATATTTATGAGCAATCTCGCCAAAAATTACCTGAGCTTCCAACCTTTGAAGAATTTAGACAACAAGGAATCTTCAAAAAAGTGGATCCAAAAGGCTTCTTCATAGCTTATAAAGATTTCAGAGATAACCCTGAAGCCAACCCATTAAAAACATCATCAGGTAAAATTGAAATCTATTCGTCTCGTTTAGCAGAAATTGCTCGTACTTGGAAATTAGAAAAAGATGAAGTGATTCATCCGTTACCAATTCATACCGATAGCTTTGAGCATTACGGTGATCCGTTAATGCAAAAATATCCGTTACAACTTTCAGGCTTCCATTATAAAGCTCGTACTCATTCGACTTACGGTAATGTTGATGTTCTCAAAGAAGCAAATCCGCAAGAGATTTGGATTAATCCGATTGATGCACAAGCGAGAGGAATTCAAAACGGGGAATTAGTTCGTATCTTTAATGATCGTGGCGAAGTGCGTATTAATGCTAAAGTCACCCCTCGTATTATTCCGGGAGTCGTGGCATTAAGTGAAGGTGCTTGGTATGCACCGGATAAAAATGGTGTGGATTATTCAGGCTGTATTAATGTCCTTACGACCCAACGCCCATCTCCACTGGCAAAAGGTAATCCGCAACATTCCAACTTAGTGCAAATTGAGAAATTATAG
- a CDS encoding DMSO/selenate family reductase complex B subunit, whose product MEQYGFYFDSERCTGCKTCELACKDYKDLGTDVNFRRIYEYAGGNWVQGNDGCWNQDVFAYYMSISCNHCDDPACVKVCPTGAMHKNADGFVMVNEETCIGCRYCSMACPYDAPQYSATKGHMTKCDGCYSRVKDGQKPICVESCPLRALDFAPIKELRAKYGEQASIAPLPSADLTKPNLVVKANKHARPSGDTTGFLANPREV is encoded by the coding sequence ATGGAACAATATGGTTTTTATTTCGATTCTGAACGTTGCACAGGTTGTAAAACTTGCGAATTAGCGTGCAAGGATTATAAAGATTTAGGTACCGATGTGAATTTCCGCCGTATTTATGAATATGCCGGTGGTAATTGGGTGCAAGGTAATGATGGTTGTTGGAATCAAGATGTCTTTGCTTACTATATGTCGATTTCATGTAACCATTGTGATGATCCTGCTTGTGTGAAAGTGTGTCCGACCGGTGCAATGCATAAAAATGCGGACGGTTTTGTGATGGTGAATGAAGAAACTTGTATCGGCTGTCGCTATTGTAGTATGGCTTGTCCTTACGATGCACCGCAATACAGTGCAACTAAAGGACATATGACCAAATGTGACGGTTGTTATTCTCGTGTGAAAGACGGACAAAAACCGATTTGTGTCGAATCTTGCCCGTTACGTGCGTTAGATTTTGCACCGATTAAAGAGTTACGTGCGAAATACGGTGAACAAGCATCGATTGCACCGTTACCGTCAGCGGATTTAACCAAACCGAATTTAGTGGTAAAAGCCAATAAACACGCACGTCCAAGCGGCGATACAACAGGTTTTTTAGCCAACCCAAGAGAGGTGTAA
- a CDS encoding DmsC/YnfH family molybdoenzyme membrane anchor subunit, whose translation MNAGLHELPLVFFTVLAQTAVGFWLIFTFVMCRGTSQKSQNYLHKGLFVALLLLACGFIASVMHLGSPLRAFNSLNRVGSSMMSNEIASGAAFFALAGIYWLLAVLGKMPQGLSKVWLVVTALVGVVFMYMMNNLYHLPTVPTWNNAITSWQFYLTVVLGGCALAVAVLKTNPHQDYQVKCSPWLYVLAVFCVAVVVIYQAFGLAHIHSSVQQAVNLVPDFAIMQVLRLCLLAVAAALIVKGRTLPLLSLAVLITLAAEMIGRVLFYGLHMTS comes from the coding sequence ATGAATGCAGGATTACATGAATTACCGCTTGTTTTCTTTACGGTTCTAGCCCAAACAGCGGTCGGATTTTGGCTGATTTTTACCTTTGTGATGTGCAGAGGTACCAGCCAAAAAAGCCAAAATTATTTGCACAAAGGACTGTTTGTTGCATTACTATTGTTAGCATGTGGTTTTATCGCTTCTGTTATGCACTTAGGCTCACCGTTAAGAGCGTTTAACTCATTAAATCGCGTCGGTAGCTCTATGATGAGTAATGAAATTGCCAGCGGTGCAGCATTTTTCGCTTTAGCCGGTATTTATTGGTTATTAGCCGTATTAGGTAAAATGCCGCAAGGGTTAAGCAAAGTGTGGTTAGTAGTGACAGCATTAGTAGGCGTTGTATTTATGTATATGATGAATAACCTTTATCATTTACCTACCGTACCGACTTGGAATAATGCTATTACGTCTTGGCAATTCTATTTAACAGTTGTGCTTGGAGGCTGTGCGTTAGCGGTGGCAGTATTAAAAACAAATCCGCATCAGGATTATCAAGTGAAATGTAGCCCTTGGTTATACGTACTGGCGGTATTCTGTGTAGCTGTAGTGGTTATTTACCAAGCGTTCGGCTTGGCTCACATTCATAGCTCAGTGCAACAAGCGGTTAATTTAGTGCCTGATTTTGCCATTATGCAGGTATTACGCCTCTGCTTGTTAGCGGTGGCAGCGGCATTGATTGTAAAAGGTAGAACATTACCGTTACTTTCTCTCGCCGTGCTTATTACATTAGCGGCTGAAATGATTGGTCGAGTATTATTCTACGGTTTACATATGACCTCATGA
- the dmsD gene encoding Tat proofreading chaperone DmsD, giving the protein MQNELQQWISISGRLLGSLFYYEPNDENVQSALHFFQQENWENEWGELTNEAQIKHLITQGFTQDLSEQYQRLFIGPEQLIAPPWSSVYLDPESVIFGNSLLDLRAFLRKHQIALTQNETEPEDHIGLMLLLAAYLAESKPELLPEYLSKHLLIWAEHYFDLVAQQTDFPFYQGLALLAQHTLKDWQQQLAIIVPQVSFYR; this is encoded by the coding sequence ATGCAAAACGAATTACAACAATGGATTTCTATCAGCGGAAGATTATTAGGTTCGTTATTCTATTACGAACCTAATGATGAAAATGTACAGTCGGCTTTGCATTTTTTCCAACAAGAAAATTGGGAAAACGAATGGGGGGAGCTAACTAATGAAGCTCAAATTAAGCATTTAATTACCCAAGGTTTCACTCAAGATTTATCCGAACAATATCAACGTCTTTTTATTGGACCGGAACAACTTATCGCACCGCCGTGGAGTTCGGTTTATCTTGATCCTGAATCAGTTATTTTTGGTAATTCGTTATTGGATTTACGCGCTTTTTTACGCAAACACCAAATTGCATTAACACAGAATGAAACCGAACCGGAAGATCATATCGGCTTAATGTTATTACTTGCCGCTTATCTTGCGGAAAGTAAGCCTGAATTACTGCCGGAATATTTGAGTAAACATCTGCTTATTTGGGCGGAACATTATTTCGATTTAGTCGCTCAACAAACGGATTTTCCGTTCTATCAAGGTTTAGCGTTACTTGCTCAACACACTTTAAAAGATTGGCAACAACAGTTGGCAATTATTGTCCCCCAAGTTTCTTTTTATCGTTAA
- the napF gene encoding ferredoxin-type protein NapF: protein MLGKNKLPPLEFTPRVFSRRELFTGFFRHTQPNRNQLRTENRPPFAAPEHLFQAACDGCGKCATACPVGVIDIRRQQAILDLTFSACTLCGKCAESCPTQALHLSFKKDTELRPQFSFACLQTKGQPCDSCIQSCPQQAISSQLTINNDLCNGCGECKQACFMDAVSLK, encoded by the coding sequence ATGTTAGGAAAAAACAAATTACCACCGCTTGAATTTACACCGAGAGTTTTTTCTCGTCGGGAGTTATTTACTGGTTTTTTTCGTCATACTCAACCTAATCGGAACCAACTACGAACTGAAAATCGACCGCCTTTTGCCGCACCGGAACACTTATTCCAAGCTGCTTGTGACGGCTGCGGCAAATGTGCCACGGCTTGCCCTGTAGGGGTTATTGATATTCGCCGACAACAAGCGATATTAGATTTAACTTTTTCTGCTTGCACGCTTTGTGGCAAATGTGCCGAAAGCTGCCCGACTCAAGCCCTACATCTCTCTTTTAAAAAAGATACTGAACTCCGCCCTCAATTCTCATTCGCTTGTTTACAAACAAAAGGACAACCTTGCGATAGTTGTATCCAAAGTTGTCCTCAACAAGCGATTTCATCTCAACTCACCATTAATAACGATCTCTGCAATGGTTGTGGCGAATGTAAACAAGCCTGTTTTATGGACGCAGTGAGTTTGAAGTAG